The Tardibacter chloracetimidivorans region ATCCCGAAATCGTCACCAGCGCATTGAGCCCGGCCAGCTCGAACGGGGTTCGCGCCGCCACCGCCGCGCGCAGCCGCTCCAGCGTCGCTGCGGGCTGGGGGTGGTGGATGACGCCGGTCGTCGCGGTAAACTCCACGTCATAGCGCCGCCGCGCCCAGTCGATCACCGGATCCCAGGCTGCCGCCTGCCGTACAATCAGCGACGGCGGACTGTCGGCGCGATAGGCGACAAGATCGCTTTCGCCGAACACGGCGAGGCTCGCCGCAAACAAGGCGGGGTCAGGCGCGATCCGGTCGATGGCTGCGTTGGCGAGCCCCGTCAGCGGCATGGAGCGCGGGTCCAGCTTCGCGCCCTGTGCATTCCATTCCCCGGCAATGGCGTCCGCCAGCACTTGTGTCGGCACGAGGAGCGCCGCCTTGGCGGGCGTGCGGACGGGGCGGCCGTCCAGCGCGATGCCGAAGCCGCCCTCCATCGGCTGC contains the following coding sequences:
- a CDS encoding ATP12 family chaperone protein, with translation MKRFFDKAAAQPMEGGFGIALDGRPVRTPAKAALLVPTQVLADAIAGEWNAQGAKLDPRSMPLTGLANAAIDRIAPDPALFAASLAVFGESDLVAYRADSPPSLIVRQAAAWDPVIDWARRRYDVEFTATTGVIHHPQPAATLERLRAAVAARTPFELAGLNALVTISGSLLIGLAMLEREIDAEAGWLAGHVDELWQAEQWGDDELAQKARVSRRGDFDASARFLSLLH